A stretch of DNA from Amphiprion ocellaris isolate individual 3 ecotype Okinawa chromosome 18, ASM2253959v1, whole genome shotgun sequence:
GCAACCGGCGCCATGACGTTACCATATTAGCGATTTAGCGTCCCTGTCCGGCTTCCGTATCAACAGCTAAAGCGTTAGCCGCAACCGACAGTTCAGCGCTATGTTACactttttcacaacatgttagAAGAGGTCTGTTAATCtcttcacatatttttttcttaccttTAGTCTTCGGCTACAAGGGTATGCCTCTGTGGCAGATGTTTTTagaaggaaaagacacaaaaaatgtcgGTCATTTTTGGTGCAATAACTTCAAGTAATGCAGTTAGCTAGTCGACGTACTACGTCATGACGTTTCTAACAGTCACCTCCAACAACcgggtcattttttaaattttattttttttaattcttttttctttttgattaatttttacattctgcATCTGTGTATTACGTAAGGTGTGTTAATTAATAtgtctgattaatttatttctcttttttatttctccttTGTGTAATAGTTGGAACAGAAGGACAGCATATATGAGGAGCCTGAAACCGATCACATCTATGAGGTTTGTaggcttttctgtgtttcagagCAACATTTACCAAAAAACTTCTTTTACTACATGGTCCAATAAGTGAGGAGGGCATGGCACAGTGAACACACATTACAGCTGTgcttttttacataaaaatacaagtgCAAGACTGGCAGAAAGTTGATAGGATGCACCATCTTCTTGCGCCACTGAGCCCCAAACCAAATTTAGTCTCGTTCTGTTAAAGCTGCAGTCcactttattgaaaaataaacatttaattaaataaataaaattatctaaTCTAGTCCTCACCTACTACAGatgaaaatgtaagaaaatattccttatttcaacatgagatagtgtgtattttttctttttagtgttTAATGTGTAATTTGCATGTATAAACACACTGAAATCAAGATTGGCAGAGTTGACTGTTTCATCATCTTTCATTTAATGTCAGCCAGTCCGCTGTGGCATTTAGCAGCTGCACATTTTTATCTTTGAGTCAGGTCTGAATCGTGTATGCAAATCAAAAACTGTCGCTACCGAAGTGCCCAAACACAGGCAGTAAGTCGCTCTCTAAGTATTATTGCACCACTTTCCAACCCTAGATTAGGAGTAGGATTCCTCAAAGCCACATTAGACTCACATATAAACATGTAAGGTGAATAAAAGTGTCTTCTTTCCGTCTCTCAGGGTTTGGCGATTGAGACGTGTGGAGGAGGTCTGTATGAGGAACTTGCTGTGTACAGTCAGGCTGATGGAGCTGAGGCCCCGTGGGAGTGAAACTGATGCAACAACTGGACTACTTTTCACCTTCTACAGCCTCACCATATTATATGTTCTTGCTTATAAGTTGTAAAGTGAAAATAGTAGAGTTTAACTCATCCTCTCAGGTGAGgagctgtgtgtttttcttcttgtaaagtgcttattttgcagtttttgggtgtttttttttttgtttttttgctcctgcAGCCTTtatactcactgtgggctcatttttcactgcagtctaaagtcctgcacagatgttggtaaaaagaaaaaactagaGCCTTCACATGCAAAGGATTTtctactatttacatttttaatttgtctccatACCTGTCTTCTATCTGCCCTTTGTAAATATAGcttgcagttcaaccgaaaagtccctgaattttcgaattttttgttttttatagaatctgggAAATGCAAACTGTTTacttttggagaatttttaaatgaaatatgtaGACTAAAAatgattctgatgaaatatcCTAATTTTAAGCGTAATTTTGGTTCACTTTCCTGATGAAACCGTGCATCACAGATGATTATTTCAGATTAAAAAtccattgtttatgtttttgcagtttctatCTCTgttaaatgtcaacaaaaatcAATCATCAAGTATTTCTTTCTTGCTGTACAATTGgtttaagacatttttaaagaaaaaagagtcATTCCTCTGATTCCACGTTTTTTCTTCCTCtatgacggtaaactgaatatctttgagctGTAAACAAAACGTTTGTAATCTTGGGCTTTTGGAAACACTGATcgactttttaaaatcattttctgagAGTTTATAGACCAAAGAACTAATTCATGAAtcgagaaaataatcaacagatcaATCATCAGTGAAAATAACTGAGAGTTGCAACAGAATATTTATTCATTGATGCTTAATGTGCTGaatgtgctgtttgttttgtgctaTTTAAGACTGAAATATTCTGTCGACAATTGAAGTGTAAATAGAACATTCTACGTGACAGTTGATGTTTCAGCTGATTTTTGGtgcttcaggttttttttttttagatatgttaattttaaatttcataatGACTTTGTTAACTTGACTATTTGATATTGACTTTATCTCCTGCCTACAAAGCATGTAATAAAAAAGACTAATCTGGTGTCCATCAGAGCTAAAATGAGGCCCTACTTGTTCATGTTGTTTAATAATGTTAGAAATCTGTATGAATTTTCTTTATACGAcaggaataaaaacaataaacacatttccatTTGCTGGagaaagttgttttttattaaacCTTGTAAAAATGATCTCTTTTAgtgaatatatttaaaattcagATACTGGTTCATAAATAagcaataaattaattaataaatagagaaataagTTAACACATAAAAATATTCTCTTTTACTGCTGACAGCTGATATTTTTGGTTCTTTAAGGgttttttaacattaattccgcataatttcataatgacttTGCTAATTAGAAGCTTTGAGATATATTTCATCAATTCCTACAATACATTTAGGAATAAAGACTAAAAAGACAGAACTAAAACAAGGCTCTATTTGTTCATATtgtttattaatattaaaaatccaTAGGAATTTTCTTTATCTGAcaggaataaaaacaataaactcaTTTCCATTTGCTGGAGaaagttgtttttattctttttaacattaaaccatgtaaaaatattctcttttactgaatatatttaaaattactGGTTCATAAataagcaataaataaatgaatagattaataaatagagaaataaataaattagcgCGCTGTTCATGTGACTGATTTTAGTTAACAGGCAGAAAAATGAGCTGATCAACTAATAAATAGAGAAAGAATTGAATAAATAAGGAGATAAATGAGTGAACACATCCTTCATGTGACAGATTTCAGTTGCTGCTGCTCAGAGATGAAGCCAGTTGATGAACTCTCAGCAGATGAAGTTCCATTTCCGTCCTGATCAGCTCCCAGGCTTCAGCACTGTGGCCCTGCAGACACGACAGCATCAGGATTATTAGTAAAACCTCCGACAAGCGTGGCAGTAAAGCATCACATCTAACAGCACACTTGGTCACATTCAGGCAGACTCACCATCTTCTTCAGGACCTGGACTGAGAGTCTCTTGAAGTACATGTGCAGCTTggtgttcttcttcttctggctCCCCATCTGCAGGAATCACAAGAAGACAAGGTTTATTTAGAGACGCCTGCTTTCTCCCGTCACGCGTCCACGTCTGTCAGGACTCCGTGGCGTTTGTCAAACTCACGCAGGAGCTCAGTTCATCCGCCTGTTTGTTGAGCAGATTGAGGAAGTTCTCCACTGTGCTCTCCTCCCATGATGCCGAGCTGTGATCCTCCTCAAACAGGGCGGCCGCCTCCTGCAGGATCTGGACCATGAAcgccactttatcctcatcctggaacaagaacaagaagaagaagaagaagaagaagaagaagaagaagagcagccTCAGGTTACTGCAGGAGCACATTTATCACACTTTCACATCCCAAACTGGGTTTCATATCGACTTGTAATAATTCAGCCGCTGTTCCCTTTGAATAATATCacagagtgaagaaaaacaaggacagaaaaacaaaactggtcaaagaaatgcagaaatttaaacaattttaaCCTTAAGTTGACTTTAACTTAAtgaaacagacttaaaaactacatttttcttaacttttttcttctgaaaaaGTGACTAGAAACAGTTTTTAGCAGCAGATTTATTCTGTTCCTGACAGTTGTGAGCTCCAGACTGGTCTGTTGGAGTTGATTTCTGTCCAGATGTCTGCTCTGAGTCTGGTTCAAAGCTTTTATTTATGCTGCAGTTTTTTCATGGAAGATGTTGCAGAAAGGCTGGAAACTAACGGAGTTCATCTCACTGAGcgcttttaaatccaaactgccACTTCTAGActccacaacatgcacttgtttttcacAATTTGCTAGTAAATTTAatctttatataatttttttgctggTGTTTTAATCGTGTTTTAACTgagttttgtatttgctgctgcctgtcTCGACCAGGACTCATTTGAAAAAGAGGTTTTTAATTTCACTGGGattctcctggttaaataaaggttaataataataataatattaatggtaataataaataatatttcttgtcctttgacaaaagaaaacagacaataatGCAATTAAAATCCTATCAATTTGCAGCACAAGTCAAAAAACAGGCCACAAGTagcaataaaaaacatttaaactatATAAAGTTCTCAGAAATTACTAGCAATAACATTCCTGCTGACTTCATTTGGATAAACTTCATCGAACGGCGTGTAACCAACTGAAGCATCTTACTGAAGTTATTCCAACATtattcaagtttttattgatggaaattagtaaaaaattGTGAATTTCTTCTGAAAAAGTGACTTGAAAGTGATTTTACCATCAGATTTATTCTGTTCCTGACAGTTCTGAGCCCCAAACTGGTCTGTTGGAGTTAAACTGGATCACATCTCTTGtgattttacaaagaaaacagacaataatAGAAATGAAATCCTGTCAACTCGCAGCACAAGTCAAAAATAAGCCACAAGGACCAATAAAAcactatttaaaatatatagatTTCTCAAAAAATGACTTCCTAAACCTCAGACATGATAAATGAGATCTTCATATAGATTGGTATGAACAGATAATAGCAGAAACATCAACACACACGTTGatgtttgtgactttttgtgcgTTTTAACTCACCGATGCGTTGGACTTCTGGTTGTACAGCTTGTTAGGGAAGATCACAGTGTTGTCATCTTCAGCCTCAGTGCTGTTGGTGGAATTATTCACCTGCATCACACACAGACGAcgacatcatcatcaccatcatcatcaccatcatcatcatcaccatcatcatcaccatcatcatcaccatcatcaccatcatcatcagcagcagcagcagcagcagcagcaccatcatcaccatcatcatcatcatcaccatcatcatcaccatcatcatcaccatcaccatcaccatcaccatcaccatcatcatcagcagcagcagcacgtccagcagctctgcagatgCCTCTCCAAGCTTCCACTCACCATGGtgtgcagcagctccagcaggtcCTCACTGTGCTGTCTGAACTTCTCCTCCATCCATCTGCAGCTCAGCGACCAGCCTGAAGCCACCAGAGCCACCAACAGGAGAACAGAGAAGGTCCTGCTGAGCAtcttcacacacatgcagcttgTCTCTGAGTGGATGGAGCTGGGATGGGATGTGTCctggtgttctgctggagcagcagctcatttaTAGCACAACGCACCTGTTTCACTTTCCACCTGCAGGGAAACACTCAGCTGTGGCTTTCACCTCCACGtcacacatttcacatttcaacTTGTGTCCTGATGAGGAAAACATGCATCCTTTCAGTAGAAAacctcaaaacaaacacaaatcatgACTGCTAGCTTTATTTTCAACACTTTCTATGTTGAACATCCAGATGTTTCAGAGATAAACCTGCAGATACCTGAACTTCACCATCTCTGAATGAAGTCTGACCATGGTTTTGGGCTGCTTTCCATTCATGCTCCGTGTCCAGTGTGGTGCTAAATGTGCAGATTGTTGTCAGACTCTTGGAATTGTATTCATTGATCAGCGACAGAGCAGCCACTGATCCGCTGTGTGTCCATAAAGAGGAAGTTCctggagagagaaaatgaaagcgACTCCGTGACTGTGGCCTCAACTCTGACGTTCATTCATATCAATCTGTCAGTGATATTTCACCTTGTTTTAACCAGAACCTGCAGCTTTACCGTGAGAACAGGTAGAACACGGAGATGGGGATCCACCTCTAAAGTGCTCAGAATGATAGAAATCTGTATGAAAATCTCATTTATTTACCCTGAAATTCATGGAGAGGTTTCAGAGAATGGAGAACTGTATGTGTTTCCCCTGgatcatgtatttaaattacattttattcatatttacagCCGATTTTCGACTCATGCTGCAAgattgtgtgattttatttacattattatttgttttttttattagagaACAACAGATGTGAGTTTTACTGTGAGAACAGGTAGAATATGGAGACAGAGATCCACCTCTAAGCTGCTCAGAATGATATAAATctttatgaaaatatatttcaggCTGTTATGTAACATTATACTGCTTTGTTTGAACTAAAACGTGCCAATTATAGTCTGAAAAACAATGTCTGGGCtcaacaaaatacatttaaagcaacagtttgcatcagtctTTTTGAATTatcatgaaattatgttcaactaacaaactacactgtaaaaaataaagaatctcCTTCACCTTTAAACCACAGAGCCTGATAAAGCTGATGGAAATCTAATATTTCAGCCGTAAAATTTATgaattaatttaatataatgGATAAATATATGCGTTTCCATAggattttgtttctttaaattatattttattggtACTTGTAGCTTACTGTCGACTCGTGCTGcaagataataataattatcataacaataattatacgttaaaatgttttattttaaggcGAGAGAGGAGCTCCTTGTTACCTGCGTCTTACTATAGACAGTCTATGGTTCTTACGGTTATTGCGCCCTCTGCTGGATAAAGTCAGTGTAAACAGATAAATGAGCTCAGGAGGAACATCTTCTCTCAAAAAATCTCacaagttgttttaaaaaataccttattttttgttcagattaCTGGATAACCTACATATGATTCTTTTAATAACAAAATTAAATCgaagttaaaataaaaactgcatctgggacaaatttgaagtcaatttgcacattttgaagCCATTTCGGTcaattatgtttgtttttgttgctttctaaaGCTTGATAATCAAGAGGGGTGAGAGTGAGGTGTATGATTTAGACAAAACCTCAAAGTCTCAATCAATTAAAATTGCTTAAAGTCtcttaaattacacacaatcaACATTGTGTGTGATTTAAACTCCGCTTTCTTTGTTAGTTGATTTAGAACTGAATTTAGTTGAGGTTACTTAATGAAATAGtcttaaaaactacatttttcttcacctttagGTCTTGATTTCAAGTCTTCTTCTGGACATAATGTACACTGGAGCAACTTAAAGAGTTAAATTTGAAAACTTTAAAACCTCTGTTCATAattatggtaaatacgtatctAAACACATGGACACATGGAAATAAGAGTTAAATCAACTTCATTCTTTGAGTAATCAACTTTAAAACCAATGTTGATCAAGCATGAAGTAAGCAGTCAGTTCAAATACATCAGATTTATTCCCATAAATCAGTTTGTTTGTTGgatgaacataatttcatcagaaattttttttaattcaaagagATCAATGCAAACTGTTGCTTTAGATTTATTCTGTTGAGTCcaaacataatattttagaatGTAACTGGCTCATGTTTACTCATTTTCTAGTTAAATCAATGTCCTATAACATAACTTCATAGCCTGTAATAGATTTTTATACAGATTTCTATCAGTTTGTTCGTTTCTCAGATTTTGCTGCTGAAATTCAGCCCCTGTTCCTTTTGAATAATATCacagagtgaagaaaaacaaggaccgtaaaacaaaactggaaatttACTGAATTACTGGAAGAAATctgcaaatttgaaaaattttaaCCTTTAAGTTGACTTTGCTCGACATCAAGTTATAGGAAACTGTTTGTGAGGAATTCAGTAATTAACACACATCCTCATGACATGAACCAGTGGCATTCATGTTGTTAACTGGAAAACTTAGAGGTGGATCCCCATCTCCGTGTTCTACCTGTTCTCACGGTAAAGCTGCAGGTTCTGGTTAAAACAAGGTGAAATATCACTGACAGATTGATATGAATGAACGTCAGAGTTGAGGCCACAGTCACGGAGTcgctttcattttctctctccagGAACTTCCTCTTTATGGACACACAGCGGATCAGTGGCTGCTCTGTCGCTGATCAATGAATACAATTCCAAGAGTCTGACAACAATCTGCACATTTAGCACCACACTGGACACGGAGCATGAATGGAAAGCAGCCCAAAACCATGGTCAGACTTCATTCAGAGATGGTGAAGTTCAGGTATCTGCAGGTTTATCTCTGAAACATCTGGATGTTCAACATAGAAAGTGTTGAAAATAAAGCTAGCAGTcatgatttgtgtttgttttgaggtTTTCTACTGAAAGGATGCATGTTTTCCTCATCAGGACACAAgttgaaatgtgaaatgtgtgaCGTGGAGGTGAAAGCCACAGCTGAGTGTTTCCCTGCAGGTGGAAAGTGAAACAGGTGCGTTGTGCTAtaaatgagctgctgctccagcagaacaccagGACACATCCCATCCCAGCTCCATCCACTCAGAGACaagctgtatgtgtgtgaagaTGCTCAGCAGGACCTTCTCTGTTCTCCTGTTGGTGGCTCTGGTGGCTTCAGGCTGGTCGCTGAGCTGCAGATGGATGGAGGAGAAGTTCAGACAGCACAGTGAGgacctgctggagctgctgcacaCCATGGTGAGTGGAAGCTTGGAGAGGcatctgcagagctgctggacgtgctgctgctgctgatgatgatggtgatggtgatggtgatggtgatggtgatgatgatgatgatggtgatgatgatggtgatgatgatgatgatggtgatgatggtgctgctgctgctgctgctgctgctgctgatgatgatggtgatgatggtgatgatgatggtgatgatgatggtgatgatgatgatggtgatgatgatggtgatgatgatgtcgTCGTCTGTGTGTGATGCAGGTGAATAATTCCACCAACAGCACTGAGGCTGAAGATGACAACACTGTGATCTTCCCTAACAAGCTGTACAACCAGAAGTCCAACGCATCGGTGAGTTAAAAcgcacaaaaagtcacaaacatCAACGTGTGTGTTGATGTTTCTGCTATTATCTGTTCATACCAATCTATATGAAGATCTCATTTATCATGTCTGAGGTTTAGGAAGTCATTTTTTGAGAAatctatatattttaaatagtgTTTTATTGGTCCTTGTGGCTTATTTTTGACTTGTGCTGCGAGTTGACAGGATTTCATTTCTattattgtctgttttctttgtaaaatcaCAAGAGATGTGATCCAGTTTAACTCCAACAGACCAGTTTGGGGCTCAGAACTGTCAGGAACAGAATAAATCTGATGGTAAAATCACTTTCAAGTCACTTTTTCAGAAGAAATTCACaattttttactaatttccatcaataaaaacttgaataATGTTGGAATAACTTCAGTAAGATGCTTCAGTTGGTTACACGCCGTTCGATGAAGTTTATCCAAATGAAGTCAGCAGGAATGTTATTGCTAGTAATTTCTGAGAACTTTATatagtttaaatgttttttattgctACTTGTGGCCTGTTTTTTGACTTGTGCTGCAAATTGATAGGATTTTAATTGCattattgtctgttttcttttgtcaa
This window harbors:
- the LOC111570784 gene encoding interferon a3-like; protein product: MLSRTFSVLLLVALVASGWSLSCRWMEEKFRQHSEDLLELLHTMVNNSTNSTEAEDDNTVIFPNKLYNQKSNASDEDKVAFMVQILQEAAALFEEDHSSASWEESTVENFLNLLNKQADELSSCMGSQKKKNTKLHMYFKRLSVQVLKKMGHSAEAWELIRTEMELHLLRVHQLASSLSSSN